One stretch of Brevibacillus laterosporus DNA includes these proteins:
- a CDS encoding aspartyl-phosphate phosphatase Spo0E family protein, whose protein sequence is MKHAPPIKDMVITLQQQLVALVQEKGSFSHPMVVALSKELDEYVVQLQSQRFQQYKKRRQMDEREHG, encoded by the coding sequence TTGAAGCATGCCCCTCCCATCAAAGATATGGTCATCACATTGCAACAGCAGTTGGTTGCTCTTGTCCAAGAGAAAGGTAGTTTTTCACATCCAATGGTTGTAGCTCTAAGTAAAGAGCTAGATGAATATGTTGTTCAACTACAGAGTCAACGCTTTCAACAATATAAGAAACGCAGACAAATGGATGAGAGAGAACACGGTTGA
- a CDS encoding alpha/beta hydrolase encodes MKTGTFTFTDEQGFTLFVYQWSPDNQEDVKGIVQIAHGMTETAERYERFARFLTNAGYIVYANDHRGHGKTAGSVEKLGYVGQNGFVWMVKNMAQLSQIIRDENPEYPLYLFSHSMGSFLGQKYMYEYPELIEGIILSGSNGSRGVELQAGIGITALITAIRGEQHRSTWIDSLAFGSFNRHIQSPRTPFDWLSRDATEVDKYIADPFCGVVSTSSFYRDFFKMLHEIQQEPCLQRIPKNLPIFVIAGDEDPVGVCGKGVKRLVKRYEELQLQQVSYKLYPQGRHELLNDINREEVMQDCLAWLNEQVE; translated from the coding sequence ATGAAGACAGGAACGTTTACTTTTACAGATGAACAAGGCTTTACCCTCTTTGTTTATCAATGGTCTCCAGACAATCAGGAGGACGTGAAGGGAATCGTGCAAATCGCTCATGGTATGACGGAAACAGCGGAACGCTATGAACGATTTGCTCGATTTTTAACAAATGCAGGTTATATTGTTTATGCAAACGATCATCGAGGACATGGGAAAACAGCAGGTAGTGTAGAGAAATTAGGCTATGTGGGGCAGAATGGGTTTGTATGGATGGTCAAAAATATGGCTCAGCTTAGTCAGATCATTCGAGACGAAAACCCGGAGTATCCGCTGTATTTGTTTTCCCACAGTATGGGATCATTTTTGGGACAAAAATATATGTATGAATATCCTGAATTGATCGAAGGTATTATTTTATCAGGGAGTAATGGGAGCCGCGGAGTAGAATTGCAAGCCGGGATAGGTATAACTGCATTAATTACAGCCATTCGTGGGGAGCAACATCGCAGTACGTGGATAGATTCGTTAGCTTTTGGCAGTTTTAATCGTCATATTCAGTCACCACGTACACCATTTGATTGGTTGAGCAGAGATGCAACTGAAGTAGATAAATACATTGCCGATCCTTTCTGTGGTGTGGTATCCACCAGCAGTTTTTACCGTGACTTTTTTAAAATGCTTCATGAGATTCAACAGGAGCCATGCTTGCAGCGGATTCCGAAAAACTTGCCTATCTTCGTTATTGCAGGAGATGAGGACCCGGTTGGAGTTTGTGGCAAAGGAGTTAAGAGGCTAGTCAAAAGATATGAGGAGCTACAGCTACAACAAGTATCCTATAAATTGTATCCACAAGGTAGACATGAGTTGCTAAACGACATTAATCGCGAGGAAGTCATGCAGGATTGTTTAGCGTGGCTCAATGAGCAGGTGGAGTAA
- a CDS encoding DMT family transporter — MKTDNIMKGAFLCLVASVAWGAMFPVAESAFEFIDPFYFSVIRYSVVSLILIGLLVWKEGFKALRLEGRGWSLWFFGTMAFTCYNLLVFWGQNQLGTSGVILASVMEALMPMLSVLVLWIYKSNKPKPFTIGCIAVALVGVFMVITKGDVKSFLIGGSSIFAVLLIFIGVLGWVIYTIGGNHFSEWSVLRYSTLSCVLGTLTSGLIVLTLTTLNILHVPTMTSILSAGNELAFMIIFPGVIALISWNAGIKLLSPINGTLFINFVPVTTFIISVMQGYDMTIYDVGGTTLIIMALVCNNLYQRKQAKGLIPTRASVVK, encoded by the coding sequence ATGAAAACAGACAACATCATGAAGGGAGCCTTCCTTTGCTTAGTAGCAAGTGTGGCTTGGGGAGCCATGTTTCCAGTAGCAGAAAGTGCATTTGAATTTATTGATCCGTTTTACTTCTCTGTTATTCGTTATTCTGTTGTTTCCCTCATTTTAATCGGTTTACTAGTCTGGAAAGAGGGCTTCAAAGCGTTACGTTTAGAAGGTCGTGGATGGTCCTTGTGGTTTTTTGGGACAATGGCATTCACCTGCTATAATCTATTAGTATTTTGGGGACAAAATCAATTAGGAACCTCAGGTGTCATCCTGGCCTCAGTCATGGAAGCATTGATGCCAATGTTATCTGTACTGGTTCTATGGATTTATAAATCAAATAAACCAAAACCGTTTACGATTGGTTGTATCGCAGTGGCTTTAGTTGGGGTATTTATGGTTATTACTAAAGGAGATGTCAAATCTTTTCTAATAGGTGGAAGTAGTATCTTCGCGGTTCTCCTAATCTTCATAGGGGTGTTAGGCTGGGTGATCTATACGATTGGTGGCAATCATTTTAGTGAATGGTCCGTTTTACGCTATTCCACACTGAGCTGCGTCCTAGGTACACTCACATCTGGACTAATTGTTTTGACTTTAACCACGCTAAACATTTTACATGTCCCTACCATGACCTCAATCTTATCTGCTGGCAACGAACTTGCTTTTATGATTATTTTTCCGGGTGTGATTGCGCTGATCAGTTGGAACGCTGGAATTAAGCTATTATCACCAATTAATGGAACACTGTTTATCAACTTTGTACCTGTTACGACTTTTATCATTTCTGTCATGCAGGGGTATGACATGACTATATATGATGTAGGTGGCACAACGCTAATCATCATGGCCCTAGTTTGTAACAACCTGTATCAACGAAAGCAAGCAAAAGGATTAATACCTACACGCGCTTCTGTGGTGAAATAA
- a CDS encoding LysR family transcriptional regulator — protein sequence MEISDLRIFQTVAEEGSVSQAAKRLNYVQSNVTARIQQVEKELGTSLFYRHRRGVTLNEDGRKLLGYTQKMLALMEEMQQSFQTSEDPSGPLLIGSVETVSALPMILASYHKQFPRVDLSLVSGVTQHLVSDVLHYQLDGAFVSGPIQHPDIVQEHVMEEELVLVAARGIHSLEECKRKPLLVFRSGCGYRARLTQWLSTQGITPTKIMEFGTLETILAVVESGLGISLVPKSTVLRLHSEGNIRHFTLPEGYNQVTTVFIRRKDSFLTNTMRCFLNQIDQFHEQRIHA from the coding sequence ATGGAAATCAGCGATCTACGTATTTTCCAAACAGTAGCCGAGGAAGGCAGTGTAAGTCAGGCAGCTAAACGCTTAAATTATGTGCAATCAAACGTCACAGCTCGAATTCAACAAGTAGAAAAGGAACTAGGAACATCTCTGTTTTATCGACACCGGCGAGGGGTAACTTTAAATGAAGACGGGCGTAAGCTTTTAGGCTATACCCAAAAGATGTTGGCGTTAATGGAAGAAATGCAACAATCGTTTCAAACCAGCGAGGACCCATCTGGACCATTGTTGATTGGCTCTGTTGAGACGGTTTCAGCACTACCGATGATTTTGGCGTCGTATCATAAACAGTTCCCACGGGTCGATTTATCATTAGTATCTGGAGTGACACAGCATTTGGTAAGTGATGTGCTGCACTATCAGTTAGATGGGGCCTTTGTAAGCGGACCCATTCAGCATCCTGATATTGTACAGGAGCATGTCATGGAGGAGGAGCTTGTGCTTGTAGCAGCAAGAGGTATCCACTCTTTAGAGGAATGTAAAAGGAAACCACTCCTTGTATTCCGGTCAGGATGTGGATATCGAGCAAGGTTGACTCAGTGGCTATCAACACAGGGGATCACTCCCACTAAAATAATGGAGTTTGGAACATTGGAAACGATCCTGGCTGTGGTGGAGTCTGGACTCGGCATTTCGCTTGTGCCAAAATCAACGGTGTTGCGACTACATTCAGAAGGAAACATCCGTCATTTTACATTGCCAGAGGGATACAATCAGGTAACGACAGTTTTCATCCGCAGAAAGGACTCCTTTTTAACTAATACAATGCGCTGTTTCTTGAATCAAATTGATCAGTTCCACGAACAACGCATACATGCATAA
- the cls gene encoding cardiolipin synthase, which produces MGPISQIYVVLSVINIFLAMAIIFLERRNATATWAWILVLFFIPGLGFLIYVILGRNLSGRKLYRIDQRENNTLNEMVRRQKQKIQQDRLVYQDPSVETYRDFVYMNATTNKSLLSQDNEVEIYTSGKEKFEALFASLEQATNHIHLQYYIFRQDTLGSSLVDLLVKKAKQGVQVRVLYDDIGSLGIKKKFFDELKQAGGEVAVFFSSPIPYLNFRLNYRNHRKIVIVDGKIGFVGGFNVGNEYLGLDQVLGDWRDTHLRIEGLAVSSLQITFLLDWNLASGQNIPYKEEHFPKWRGSGNVALQVVTSGPTSRYQRIQYNYLKMIHSAKKSLYLQTPYFVPDESLLNDLKIAVLSGIDVKIMIPKRSDNRLVQWASSSYIGELLGVGARCYLYEKGFLHAKTMMVDGSLATVGTANLDIRSLKLNFEVNAIIYDSQTAMKLEEIFLQDIPHCTELTLEEYKNRPRLLRFQESIARLLSPIL; this is translated from the coding sequence ATGGGGCCCATCAGCCAAATCTATGTCGTTTTATCCGTCATTAATATTTTCCTTGCTATGGCAATTATCTTTTTAGAGCGACGCAATGCTACGGCCACCTGGGCTTGGATTTTGGTACTATTTTTTATCCCTGGTTTGGGCTTTTTGATATACGTTATACTAGGCCGCAATTTAAGTGGTCGCAAACTGTATCGTATAGACCAGAGAGAAAATAACACACTCAATGAAATGGTCAGACGACAAAAACAGAAGATCCAGCAGGATAGACTCGTATATCAAGATCCGTCGGTGGAGACATATCGGGATTTCGTCTATATGAATGCGACCACCAATAAGTCATTACTTTCCCAAGATAATGAAGTAGAGATTTACACGAGTGGGAAAGAAAAGTTTGAAGCGTTATTTGCAAGCTTGGAACAAGCTACGAATCACATCCATTTGCAGTACTACATCTTTCGTCAGGATACACTAGGTTCTAGTTTAGTTGATCTACTAGTGAAAAAAGCAAAACAAGGGGTTCAAGTCCGTGTATTATATGATGATATTGGCTCCCTTGGAATCAAGAAGAAATTTTTTGACGAATTAAAGCAGGCAGGGGGAGAAGTGGCAGTCTTCTTTTCGTCTCCGATACCATACCTTAATTTCCGCTTGAATTATCGTAATCACCGTAAAATCGTCATTGTTGATGGCAAAATTGGTTTTGTTGGTGGTTTTAATGTGGGTAATGAGTATCTTGGCTTGGATCAGGTGCTAGGTGATTGGCGTGACACGCATCTTCGGATAGAGGGGCTGGCAGTATCATCCTTGCAAATCACCTTTTTACTTGACTGGAATTTGGCATCAGGTCAAAACATTCCCTACAAAGAAGAGCATTTTCCTAAATGGAGGGGATCTGGAAATGTTGCCTTGCAAGTGGTTACAAGTGGTCCTACTTCCAGATATCAGCGTATCCAATACAATTATTTAAAAATGATTCATTCAGCTAAAAAGAGTCTATACTTACAAACACCCTATTTTGTTCCAGATGAAAGCTTGTTAAATGATTTAAAGATAGCGGTACTTTCGGGGATTGACGTAAAGATCATGATTCCTAAACGCTCAGACAATCGTCTGGTTCAATGGGCGTCTTCTTCATACATAGGTGAGTTATTAGGGGTAGGAGCACGTTGTTATCTATACGAGAAAGGTTTTTTGCATGCGAAAACGATGATGGTGGATGGAAGCCTTGCAACAGTTGGTACAGCTAATCTAGATATTCGCAGTCTCAAACTAAATTTTGAAGTAAATGCGATTATCTATGACAGTCAAACAGCCATGAAGCTAGAGGAAATCTTTTTACAGGATATTCCTCATTGCACAGAGCTTACGTTAGAAGAGTATAAAAATCGACCGCGTTTACTCCGTTTTCAAGAGTCAATTGCGCGGTTATTATCTCCAATTTTATAG
- a CDS encoding acyltransferase, with translation MEHRLREYDFIRVLCVLGVIAIHVTSHFVTRTDFAFIWNQSSRFAVPMFMLLSGFFLFYQDHQLQLHQRPSMKKRIKKLIIPYILWTIIYACYTQSGLLQNENYLMWTDYLFKTLWQGKGYVHLYFMLIVFQFYLLYPWLRSWYYRSPISILLVSFILTVGIQSLVYLSQHAMVGFILPRLWWSYSIPLPIWIFFFIAGMFLAQSRERWENWLKGKTFWLLLAWILTLGLVVIDTMWSRTYTLSIKPSIILYCFICFFLFYNLGRLFYQKTNPLQPVFNWISQQSFLIFLLHPLLLSYLSSLAVANKLEFLWKGNLGIVNQYLITVLITLLFTYLLSRFSWVHLLGGVPPKRRTETASTNVTNKPERATYQKK, from the coding sequence GTGGAGCATCGATTAAGAGAATATGATTTTATTCGAGTCTTGTGCGTGTTAGGCGTAATTGCCATCCATGTGACATCGCATTTTGTCACTCGAACCGATTTTGCTTTTATCTGGAACCAATCATCACGGTTTGCTGTTCCTATGTTTATGCTTTTATCCGGATTCTTTCTTTTTTATCAGGATCACCAGCTACAGTTGCACCAACGCCCATCTATGAAAAAGCGTATAAAAAAGCTGATTATTCCTTACATCTTGTGGACAATCATCTATGCATGTTATACACAAAGTGGCCTGCTTCAAAATGAAAATTATCTGATGTGGACCGACTATTTATTCAAAACATTATGGCAAGGAAAAGGCTACGTCCATTTGTACTTTATGCTGATTGTTTTTCAATTTTATTTGTTATATCCATGGTTGCGCTCTTGGTATTACCGATCACCTATCAGCATACTCCTAGTCAGCTTTATTTTGACCGTAGGCATTCAATCTCTGGTCTATCTCTCACAACATGCAATGGTAGGATTCATCTTGCCGAGGTTATGGTGGTCCTACAGCATCCCATTACCTATCTGGATTTTCTTTTTCATAGCAGGCATGTTCTTAGCACAATCCAGAGAACGCTGGGAAAACTGGCTCAAAGGTAAAACATTCTGGCTCCTTCTTGCCTGGATACTTACACTAGGTTTGGTCGTAATAGATACGATGTGGTCTCGCACCTATACCCTGTCTATTAAACCCAGCATCATTTTGTACTGCTTCATCTGCTTTTTCCTTTTTTATAATTTGGGGCGCTTGTTTTATCAGAAAACAAATCCGCTACAACCTGTCTTCAACTGGATTTCGCAACAATCCTTTTTGATCTTTCTGTTGCATCCCTTGTTGCTATCCTATTTGTCCTCACTAGCTGTTGCTAATAAATTAGAATTCTTATGGAAGGGGAACCTTGGGATTGTAAATCAGTATCTGATTACAGTACTAATCACTCTCCTGTTCACCTACCTGTTGTCCCGTTTCTCTTGGGTACATCTGTTGGGTGGAGTGCCTCCAAAAAGAAGGACGGAGACTGCTTCTACAAATGTGACTAATAAGCCAGAACGAGCAACTTACCAAAAAAAATAG
- a CDS encoding 4Fe-4S dicluster domain-containing protein: MNAQTRLTKMNELGLYEIRLESIGGLGANLAGKMLAEAGVIHLGLNGSNFSSYGSEKKGSPVKAFVRFANPETKLRATSPIDEPHVVGVFHEAMLTTQNCISGLGSDGILIVNTTKTPEEIKERTGLISGTILCVDALGISLREKTRINTAMMGALCRVVDFLHPEAVKRMIRETFEAKYPKLVESNLRTFEAGYAEGTCTTFAPSNLQENKTSAQKSVGTLLGYLTQPIGGVITNPGNSVLKDLSASRQGYLPHFNEGTCIHCAACEMHCPDYCFVWEEGEDKRGRAQQFLRGIDYQYCKGCMKCVEVCPTGSLTREREEEQYAREHAVKHSFAMARA; the protein is encoded by the coding sequence TTGAATGCACAAACAAGGCTGACGAAGATGAATGAGTTGGGCTTATACGAAATCCGTTTGGAATCAATCGGGGGGCTAGGGGCGAATCTAGCTGGTAAAATGCTGGCAGAAGCTGGTGTCATTCACTTAGGGTTGAATGGTTCTAACTTTTCTTCCTACGGTTCTGAGAAAAAAGGTTCCCCTGTAAAAGCTTTCGTCCGTTTTGCCAACCCTGAAACCAAATTACGAGCAACTTCCCCCATTGACGAACCACATGTGGTGGGTGTATTTCATGAAGCGATGTTGACGACACAAAACTGTATTTCTGGATTAGGATCAGACGGTATTCTGATCGTTAATACCACCAAAACGCCTGAAGAAATCAAAGAACGAACAGGACTTATCTCTGGAACCATACTATGTGTGGATGCTTTAGGGATTTCTTTGCGTGAAAAAACACGTATTAATACAGCGATGATGGGCGCTCTATGCCGAGTTGTGGATTTTCTTCATCCAGAGGCTGTCAAACGGATGATTCGTGAGACCTTTGAAGCTAAGTACCCTAAGCTAGTCGAGTCTAATCTACGCACATTTGAAGCGGGCTATGCGGAGGGTACCTGCACAACATTTGCACCATCAAATCTACAGGAAAATAAAACATCTGCTCAAAAAAGTGTGGGTACGTTACTCGGCTATCTAACACAGCCGATCGGTGGTGTTATCACAAACCCAGGTAACTCTGTGTTAAAAGATCTAAGCGCCTCTCGTCAAGGCTATCTTCCGCATTTTAACGAAGGAACATGTATTCACTGTGCAGCCTGTGAAATGCACTGCCCTGATTATTGTTTTGTTTGGGAAGAGGGCGAAGATAAACGTGGTCGTGCTCAACAATTTTTACGTGGTATCGACTATCAATATTGTAAGGGCTGTATGAAGTGTGTGGAGGTTTGTCCAACTGGATCGCTAACTCGTGAAAGAGAAGAAGAACAATATGCACGTGAGCATGCCGTTAAACATTCATTTGCAATGGCAAGAGCGTAA
- a CDS encoding biotin transporter BioY, which translates to MQHRNEKLRTYILTAIFTAITAVFAQITIPLPIVPITGQTLAVGLVATVLGSRYGTVSMVLYVILGAIGVPVFASFSGGPQVLIGPTGGFIFGFIATAFVMGYFLEKTKYTFTMALIANLIGMVITFLFGVIQLKLVLNLSWAGAMATGVTPFIAGGVIKAILAAYVGIILRKRLVSIGMLKETSSANRFLIN; encoded by the coding sequence ATGCAACATCGCAATGAGAAACTTAGAACTTATATTTTAACTGCTATTTTTACTGCTATTACCGCTGTGTTTGCACAGATTACTATTCCGTTGCCTATTGTGCCGATTACAGGCCAAACTTTAGCTGTAGGCTTGGTGGCAACTGTGCTTGGAAGTCGCTATGGTACTGTATCCATGGTACTTTATGTAATACTAGGAGCGATTGGCGTGCCGGTGTTTGCAAGCTTTTCAGGTGGCCCTCAAGTATTGATAGGACCTACCGGCGGATTCATCTTTGGCTTTATTGCTACTGCATTTGTAATGGGCTATTTTCTTGAAAAAACAAAGTATACCTTCACTATGGCATTGATCGCTAATCTAATTGGTATGGTTATTACTTTCCTGTTTGGCGTAATCCAGCTGAAATTAGTTTTAAACCTCAGCTGGGCTGGTGCAATGGCAACTGGGGTAACTCCATTTATCGCTGGGGGGGTTATTAAAGCAATCCTAGCTGCCTACGTAGGTATCATCCTGCGCAAACGCCTAGTGTCTATTGGGATGTTAAAAGAAACGTCTTCAGCCAATCGTTTCTTAATTAATTAA
- a CDS encoding nucleoside hydrolase, with translation MADQKRLLLDVDTGIDDALAILYALQSKEARVEGIITGAGHVSLNQATRNTLQVVEAAQVGYEVPVIKGASKPLIRKEMGYGQKNDATGLGNAVLPAPMQTALAMSASDFIILKAQECEDELIIVTMGRLTNLANAVAKAPSLGKKIKQVIIAGGAIRGAGNVTAAAEFNFWGDPEAALFVLGAGLPITLVSLDITQPTMFTSSHLAELLHKKAERTESMLSFIEEMARFQLGAGGDAGQDKLAFSMQGPLAVGVALDSTLIRTKEILVQVECKGEVSRGALIADLRQTASIGQKVLAGVEVDSERFVQHWITTLTMDASGGINR, from the coding sequence ATGGCAGACCAAAAACGGTTGTTACTAGATGTAGATACCGGCATTGATGATGCATTAGCTATTTTATATGCGTTGCAATCCAAAGAAGCGCGTGTGGAAGGTATCATTACTGGTGCAGGGCATGTCAGCTTGAATCAAGCAACTCGTAATACCTTGCAGGTAGTAGAAGCAGCACAAGTAGGGTATGAGGTGCCGGTAATAAAAGGAGCCAGCAAGCCATTGATCCGTAAAGAGATGGGATATGGACAAAAAAACGATGCTACTGGACTGGGTAATGCTGTTTTACCTGCACCGATGCAAACAGCTTTGGCAATGTCAGCCAGCGATTTCATTATTTTGAAAGCGCAAGAATGCGAAGATGAGCTGATCATCGTAACGATGGGACGACTCACAAATCTGGCGAATGCAGTTGCAAAAGCCCCTTCTCTTGGCAAAAAAATAAAACAGGTAATTATTGCAGGTGGTGCAATTCGTGGAGCTGGAAATGTAACTGCTGCTGCCGAATTCAATTTCTGGGGAGATCCAGAAGCTGCTTTATTTGTATTGGGAGCAGGATTGCCAATTACGTTAGTTAGCTTAGATATAACACAGCCAACCATGTTTACGTCCAGTCATCTAGCTGAATTACTGCATAAGAAAGCAGAACGGACAGAAAGCATGCTTTCTTTTATAGAAGAGATGGCTCGTTTCCAACTTGGGGCAGGGGGAGATGCTGGGCAGGACAAGCTTGCATTCTCTATGCAAGGTCCATTAGCTGTCGGGGTGGCCCTGGATAGTACATTGATTCGTACCAAAGAGATTTTGGTTCAAGTGGAATGTAAGGGAGAAGTGTCACGTGGAGCGCTTATCGCTGATCTACGACAAACAGCAAGCATCGGGCAAAAAGTGTTGGCGGGTGTAGAGGTTGATAGCGAGCGTTTTGTACAACATTGGATTACTACCTTAACGATGGATGCGAGCGGAGGAATTAACAGATGA
- a CDS encoding nucleoside hydrolase translates to MKYVILDVDTGIDDALAIAYAIQSPTLHVLGITTSFGNHIVDITTENTLKVLEILGASDIPVAKGAGKPLLRSPLKANATHIHGEDGIGNTHLPKPKAKAIEMHAADFIIEQIRKYPNQVTLITVASQTNLALAIMKDPEIVSLAERVVIMGGAVTVPGNVTPVAEANIYTDPEAAELVFQSGIPITLVGLDVTMQTLLTKVHTQMWRESGTAVGEFLAACSEFYMDAYAKINPYLGGCALHDPLAVGVVIDPSFVKTTPMYVQVDTEGSASIGRTIGDRRNAPEHAPNMDVCMEVDVHRFVSHFLNQVITQKII, encoded by the coding sequence ATGAAATACGTTATTTTAGATGTTGATACGGGAATTGATGATGCTCTTGCGATTGCTTATGCGATACAATCTCCTACGTTACATGTGTTGGGGATAACGACTAGCTTTGGCAATCATATTGTTGATATTACGACTGAGAATACATTAAAAGTGCTAGAGATTTTAGGGGCAAGTGATATCCCTGTGGCAAAAGGAGCAGGAAAGCCGTTGCTACGTTCCCCTTTAAAAGCGAATGCTACCCATATTCATGGGGAAGATGGCATTGGTAATACCCATTTGCCCAAACCAAAAGCAAAGGCAATCGAAATGCATGCCGCCGATTTTATCATTGAACAAATTCGCAAATATCCGAATCAAGTGACCCTCATTACCGTTGCCAGCCAAACCAACTTGGCATTAGCTATTATGAAAGATCCTGAGATTGTTTCACTGGCCGAGCGAGTTGTCATTATGGGCGGCGCAGTAACGGTGCCAGGAAATGTAACTCCTGTAGCGGAAGCCAATATTTATACCGATCCAGAGGCGGCGGAGCTTGTGTTCCAGTCAGGTATACCAATTACCTTAGTAGGACTTGATGTTACCATGCAAACTTTGCTGACCAAGGTGCATACACAGATGTGGCGTGAGTCTGGTACAGCAGTAGGAGAGTTCTTAGCGGCATGTTCTGAATTCTATATGGATGCCTACGCTAAAATTAACCCATACCTTGGCGGATGCGCCTTACACGATCCTCTTGCAGTAGGGGTGGTTATTGACCCATCTTTTGTCAAAACAACGCCAATGTACGTGCAAGTAGATACCGAAGGCTCGGCTTCTATCGGCCGAACCATCGGAGACAGGCGGAATGCTCCGGAGCACGCCCCAAATATGGATGTATGCATGGAAGTAGACGTCCATCGCTTTGTTTCACATTTTTTAAACCAGGTGATTACGCAAAAAATAATATAA
- a CDS encoding DUF2087 domain-containing protein has product MDILADLFWKASMEEIKNGYVYNEKQESYTCLICGQSYEEGIIYPQGEYWYEAKRAMKQHIDATHTSMFHFLLSLDKKMTGLTDVQRQLLAQFYDGQTDAQIVQNSEGRSNSTIRNHRFMLREKEKQAKIFLAIMELLGETSQSSSKTHTSSDSEQSSQTTSTKRKKREATSPFLTIPPTVRFQDERFAMTEEEYQEILRTYFPNGLDGMAKEFPLKEKRKAAILHHIIGRFERNKLYTEKEVNAILKTVYDDYAILRRYLIEYGYMDRKADGSSYWLVPFTAKPE; this is encoded by the coding sequence ATGGACATATTAGCCGACTTATTTTGGAAAGCCTCCATGGAAGAGATCAAGAACGGTTATGTATACAATGAAAAACAAGAGAGCTATACATGTCTGATTTGTGGTCAGTCCTATGAAGAAGGCATTATTTATCCACAGGGTGAATATTGGTATGAAGCGAAAAGGGCCATGAAACAGCATATCGATGCCACCCATACCTCAATGTTTCACTTTCTTCTATCGTTGGACAAAAAAATGACAGGCTTAACCGATGTTCAGCGTCAACTTCTTGCCCAGTTTTATGATGGACAAACCGACGCACAAATTGTGCAAAACAGTGAGGGCCGTAGCAATTCTACTATACGCAATCATCGCTTTATGTTAAGGGAGAAAGAAAAACAGGCCAAGATATTTCTAGCCATCATGGAATTGTTAGGGGAAACTAGTCAGTCTTCCTCCAAGACTCACACTTCCTCTGATTCTGAACAGTCATCCCAAACTACATCAACCAAGAGAAAAAAACGCGAAGCTACAAGCCCTTTTCTTACTATTCCGCCCACTGTTCGCTTTCAAGACGAGCGTTTTGCTATGACAGAAGAAGAGTATCAAGAAATCTTACGTACGTACTTTCCTAATGGATTGGATGGAATGGCTAAGGAATTTCCACTCAAAGAAAAACGCAAAGCAGCCATCTTGCATCATATCATTGGCCGTTTCGAACGCAATAAGCTATATACAGAAAAAGAAGTAAATGCAATACTTAAAACCGTTTATGACGATTATGCCATTTTGCGTCGCTATCTAATCGAATACGGCTATATGGATCGCAAAGCGGATGGAAGCTCCTACTGGCTCGTTCCTTTTACAGCGAAACCGGAGTAG